In Amycolatopsis jiangsuensis, the following proteins share a genomic window:
- a CDS encoding 3-methyladenine DNA glycosylase has product MSPPVLAEPEWQAREQAHAERMRAWTVPHQRRRARGEKHPVLDFLFTYYSYRPGHLERWQPGAGSVLAGPAARRFLDRPGFTETAGGVVLDPAACTGRRARTAEFVLRLLSATASRPPRLSCFGLHEWAMVYREPAESVRHDQVPLRLGSAGTDAVVESMEMRCGHFDAFRFFTAPARPRNTLAPTRESQVELEQPGCLHANMDLFKWAYKLDPFVPAELVGDCFALAADVRELDMRASPYDLSGYGYPPVCVETPAGRAAYARAQAEFTRRAAPLRARLIEVCRALLDHRMVERD; this is encoded by the coding sequence ATGAGTCCCCCGGTGCTGGCCGAGCCGGAATGGCAGGCACGCGAACAGGCGCATGCGGAGCGGATGCGCGCGTGGACGGTCCCGCACCAGCGGCGCCGTGCCCGGGGCGAGAAGCATCCGGTGCTGGACTTCCTGTTCACCTACTATTCGTACCGGCCGGGGCACCTGGAGCGGTGGCAGCCGGGCGCGGGATCGGTGCTGGCCGGTCCGGCCGCCCGCCGGTTCCTGGACCGGCCCGGATTCACCGAGACCGCCGGAGGCGTCGTGCTCGATCCGGCCGCGTGCACCGGCCGCCGAGCCCGTACCGCGGAGTTCGTGCTGCGACTGCTGTCCGCCACGGCCTCGCGCCCGCCGCGGCTGAGCTGCTTCGGGCTGCACGAATGGGCCATGGTCTACCGCGAACCCGCGGAATCCGTACGGCACGACCAGGTACCGCTGCGGCTCGGCTCCGCGGGCACCGACGCCGTGGTCGAGTCGATGGAGATGCGCTGCGGGCATTTCGACGCCTTCCGCTTCTTCACCGCCCCGGCGCGGCCGCGCAACACGCTCGCCCCTACCCGGGAAAGCCAGGTCGAGCTGGAACAGCCGGGCTGCCTGCACGCGAACATGGACTTGTTCAAATGGGCCTACAAGCTCGATCCGTTCGTGCCGGCCGAGCTGGTCGGTGACTGCTTCGCGCTCGCCGCGGACGTCCGGGAGCTGGACATGCGCGCGAGCCCGTACGACCTGAGCGGCTACGGCTATCCGCCGGTGTGTGTGGAGACGCCCGCGGGCCGGGCTGCCTACGCGCGGGCGCAGGCGGAGTTCACCCGGCGGGCGGCTCCCCTGCGGGCGCGGCTGATCGAGGTGTGCCGCGCACTGCTGGATCACCGGATGGTCGAACGCGATTAA
- a CDS encoding hemolysin family protein translates to MSDWLNIALVVVLLLANAFFVGAEFTLISSRRDRLEALLEQGKTRAKIVINASRHVSRMLAGAQLGITICSLLLGRLGEPAVAHRLSGFFDLLGLPEALLHPISFALALAFITMLHVLVGEMVPKNLAIAEPERLALWLVPAHVGWVKLASPVIAFLNFVANSLLRAVKVEPKDELETAYTSAELAELLSESRREGLLEQSEHQRLSQTLSSAAKTVADVLVPTAELTTLPCRPTLGEVERAVSSTGFSRFPVCADDGSLTGYIHVKDILDLAGQSPETAVPDGKTRPLTELRSNARLDVALSAMRNEGSHLARALDESGQALGVVALEDLVEEYVGTVRDGTHVAA, encoded by the coding sequence GTGAGCGACTGGCTGAACATCGCACTGGTCGTGGTGCTGCTGCTGGCCAACGCGTTCTTCGTCGGCGCCGAGTTCACCCTGATCTCCTCCCGGCGCGACCGGCTGGAAGCGCTGCTGGAACAGGGGAAAACCCGCGCGAAGATCGTGATCAACGCGAGCAGGCACGTGTCCCGGATGCTCGCCGGGGCGCAGCTGGGTATCACCATCTGCTCCCTGCTGCTCGGCCGGCTCGGCGAGCCCGCGGTGGCGCACCGGCTGTCCGGGTTCTTCGATCTGCTCGGGCTGCCCGAGGCGCTGCTGCATCCGATCTCGTTCGCGCTCGCGCTCGCGTTCATCACGATGCTGCACGTGCTGGTCGGCGAGATGGTGCCGAAGAACCTCGCCATCGCCGAGCCGGAACGGCTGGCGCTGTGGCTGGTGCCGGCGCACGTGGGCTGGGTGAAGCTGGCCAGCCCGGTCATCGCGTTCCTCAACTTCGTCGCGAACTCGTTGCTGCGCGCGGTGAAGGTCGAACCGAAGGACGAGCTGGAGACCGCCTACACCTCCGCCGAGCTGGCCGAGCTGCTGAGTGAGTCCCGTCGCGAGGGGCTGTTGGAGCAGTCCGAGCACCAGCGGCTCTCGCAGACGCTGTCCTCGGCGGCGAAAACGGTCGCGGACGTGCTGGTGCCGACCGCGGAGCTGACCACGCTGCCGTGCCGGCCGACCCTGGGCGAGGTGGAGCGCGCCGTGTCGTCCACCGGGTTCTCCCGGTTCCCGGTGTGCGCCGACGACGGCTCCCTCACCGGCTACATCCACGTGAAGGACATCCTCGACCTGGCAGGCCAGAGCCCGGAGACGGCGGTACCGGACGGCAAGACCCGGCCGCTGACCGAACTGCGCTCGAACGCCCGGCTGGACGTCGCGTTGTCGGCGATGCGCAACGAGGGCAGTCACCTCGCCCGCGCGCTCGACGAGTCCGGGCAGGCGCTCGGCGTGGTGGCCCTCGAGGACCTGGTCGAGGAGTACGTCGGGACCGTGCGCGACGGGACGCACGTGGCGGCATGA
- a CDS encoding TetR/AcrR family transcriptional regulator, which produces MPRVSQDHLDARRRQILDGSRVCFARHGYEGATVRRLEEATGLSRGAIFHHFRDKESLFLALAEDDAVRMADVVAEQGLVQVMRDLLAGRSEHPADWLGTRLEVSRRLRTDPEFRGRWAERSQQLTTATRERLERQREAGNLRDDVDVDVLTAFLELVLEGLVSHLAMGLPGDDLGPVLDLVEETVRRHRPGAGHEVPGTARTVRPGE; this is translated from the coding sequence ATGCCACGGGTCAGCCAGGATCACCTCGACGCACGCCGGCGCCAGATCCTCGACGGCTCGCGCGTGTGTTTCGCCCGGCACGGGTACGAGGGTGCCACGGTACGCCGTCTCGAGGAGGCCACCGGGCTCTCCCGCGGGGCGATCTTCCACCACTTCCGCGACAAGGAGTCGCTGTTTCTCGCCCTCGCCGAGGACGACGCGGTGCGGATGGCCGACGTGGTCGCCGAACAGGGGCTCGTGCAGGTCATGCGCGATCTGCTTGCCGGGCGCAGCGAACATCCGGCGGACTGGCTGGGCACCCGGCTGGAGGTGTCCCGGCGGCTGCGCACCGACCCGGAGTTCCGTGGCCGCTGGGCGGAGCGTTCGCAGCAGCTGACCACCGCGACCCGGGAACGCCTCGAGCGCCAGCGCGAGGCCGGCAACCTGCGTGACGACGTGGACGTCGACGTGCTCACCGCATTCCTGGAGCTGGTACTGGAGGGCCTGGTCTCCCACCTGGCGATGGGCCTGCCCGGCGACGATCTCGGCCCGGTGCTCGACCTGGTCGAGGAGACCGTGCGCCGGCACCGGCCCGGTGCCGGGCACGAGGTCCCCGGTACGGCGCGCACCGTGCGCCCTGGTGAATGA
- a CDS encoding ESX secretion-associated protein EspG, which yields MTGPADRVDVPVEALAALAERERLGRLHVTLRPEPRWLSETERDEAAKRVDDALAVAGLVDGRGRATADFLDWLPLLVRPVVEYYGWVATGDRTYGVLAAAGGLQAVLAVSDGEQVGVQEIDRDQVLETLIAQLPHVGRGGGQPRSVRVGDLTEAARRGADAYPLDPVLADVVNLVQRPVHGSGELYAGRRDDVGRYSRLEEPLHYADTDWGRYLSYTVGAGPDAMIRIGPAGPAELCGALRELAGNLA from the coding sequence GTGACCGGACCGGCGGACCGGGTCGACGTCCCGGTCGAAGCCCTCGCCGCGCTGGCCGAACGGGAACGCCTCGGCCGGCTGCACGTGACCCTGCGCCCGGAGCCGCGGTGGCTCTCGGAGACCGAACGCGACGAAGCGGCCAAACGGGTCGACGACGCGCTCGCGGTGGCCGGCCTCGTCGACGGCCGCGGCCGGGCCACCGCGGACTTCCTCGACTGGCTGCCGCTGCTCGTGCGCCCGGTCGTCGAGTACTACGGCTGGGTCGCCACCGGGGACCGGACCTACGGCGTGCTCGCCGCGGCGGGCGGGCTGCAGGCGGTGCTCGCGGTGTCCGACGGCGAGCAGGTCGGCGTCCAGGAGATCGACCGGGACCAGGTGCTGGAGACGCTGATCGCGCAGCTGCCGCACGTGGGCCGCGGCGGCGGGCAGCCGCGCAGCGTCCGCGTCGGCGACCTGACCGAAGCCGCGCGCCGCGGCGCGGACGCCTACCCCCTCGATCCGGTGCTGGCCGACGTGGTGAACCTCGTGCAGCGTCCGGTCCACGGCAGCGGGGAGCTGTACGCGGGCCGCCGCGACGACGTCGGCCGCTACAGCCGTCTCGAAGAGCCGTTGCACTACGCGGATACCGACTGGGGCCGCTACCTCAGCTACACCGTCGGTGCCGGCCCGGACGCGATGATCCGGATCGGCCCGGCCGGACCGGCGGAACTGTGTGGTGCGCTGCGGGAACTCGCCGGTAATCTCGCCTGA
- the pip gene encoding prolyl aminopeptidase yields MRYPELEPYDHGLLDVGDGHRVYWETCGNPDGKPAVVLHGGPGTGCSTAMRRFFDPERYRIVLFDQRGSGRSTPHAGDTVEALTANTAEHLLADLELLRTTLGIEKWLVFGGSWGCALGLTYAVRHPGRVSEVVMMGLATDRRAEISLLTRDLGGMLPDAFARFREGVPEAERDGDLAAAYHRLLLDPDPAVHEEAARRWCAWEDAMLPGVPPSPLLAQPRPRLAFARLVTHYFAHNCFLEDGAILRQAGRLAGIPVVLAQGMLDLSSLAGTPWLLQQALPDAELVLVGGAGHTTAAPAMEDVLIGATDRFAR; encoded by the coding sequence ATGCGCTATCCGGAACTCGAGCCGTACGACCACGGCCTGCTCGACGTCGGCGACGGGCACCGGGTGTACTGGGAGACCTGCGGGAACCCGGACGGCAAACCCGCGGTGGTCCTGCACGGCGGGCCGGGCACCGGATGCAGCACCGCGATGCGCCGGTTCTTCGACCCGGAGCGCTACCGCATCGTGCTCTTCGACCAGCGCGGCAGTGGCCGCAGCACCCCGCACGCCGGCGACACCGTCGAGGCACTGACCGCGAACACGGCCGAGCACCTGCTGGCCGACCTGGAACTGCTGCGCACCACGCTCGGGATCGAGAAATGGCTGGTGTTCGGCGGTTCCTGGGGGTGCGCGCTCGGACTGACCTATGCGGTACGGCATCCCGGCCGGGTGAGCGAAGTGGTGATGATGGGCCTCGCCACCGACCGGCGCGCGGAGATTTCCTTGCTGACGCGCGATCTCGGCGGCATGCTCCCGGACGCGTTCGCGCGGTTTCGCGAGGGCGTCCCCGAAGCCGAACGCGACGGCGATCTCGCTGCCGCCTACCACCGGTTGCTGCTCGACCCGGATCCCGCCGTGCACGAGGAAGCCGCGCGGCGCTGGTGCGCGTGGGAGGACGCGATGCTTCCCGGCGTGCCGCCTTCGCCGCTCCTCGCGCAACCGCGGCCCCGGCTCGCCTTCGCACGTCTCGTCACGCACTACTTCGCCCACAACTGTTTCCTGGAGGACGGCGCGATCCTGCGTCAGGCCGGGCGGCTCGCCGGGATCCCGGTCGTGCTCGCTCAGGGGATGCTGGATCTCAGCAGCCTGGCCGGTACGCCGTGGCTGCTGCAGCAGGCGCTGCCGGACGCCGAGCTGGTGCTGGTCGGCGGCGCCGGGCACACCACGGCAGCGCCGGCGATGGAAGACGTCCTGATCGGCGCCACGGACCGGTTCGCACGCTGA
- a CDS encoding LysR family transcriptional regulator, with translation MELSLHRLRMLRELRRRGTITAAAASLHYTVSAVSQQLAQLERDVGVKLFERLGRRVQLTELGFLLTDHAEEILGSVERATLALEEAQGTMSARLTAGVWASVASGLLPGALTALAADYPGIQVRTRELAPEATAEAVRDGTLDLSFVIDYSDAPMRWDTGLERAVVAVERLHAAVPAGALPSATVPLDALAEYPWILASAKSHFGRAIRIACHRHGFQPKINHEVEEQSTAMVMVGAGLGVTLVSDLGLRLLRPPGIDVVALATPLLRTVSIAYRRTETRRPALQLVVAAVRTAAAELGLGTEPELP, from the coding sequence ATGGAGCTTTCGTTGCACCGCCTGCGGATGCTTCGTGAGCTACGGCGGCGCGGGACCATCACGGCCGCGGCGGCGTCGCTGCACTACACGGTTTCCGCGGTGTCCCAGCAGCTCGCCCAGCTCGAACGCGACGTCGGGGTGAAGCTGTTCGAACGGCTCGGCCGGCGCGTTCAGCTGACCGAGCTGGGCTTCCTGCTGACCGACCACGCGGAGGAGATCCTCGGCTCGGTCGAGCGCGCGACGCTCGCGCTCGAGGAGGCGCAGGGCACGATGTCCGCGCGGCTGACCGCCGGGGTGTGGGCGTCGGTCGCCTCGGGCCTGCTGCCGGGCGCGCTCACCGCGCTGGCCGCCGACTACCCGGGAATCCAGGTCCGTACCCGGGAACTGGCCCCGGAAGCGACCGCGGAGGCGGTCCGCGACGGGACGCTGGACCTGTCGTTCGTGATCGACTATTCGGACGCGCCGATGCGCTGGGACACCGGGCTGGAACGCGCGGTGGTCGCGGTGGAGCGGCTGCACGCGGCGGTGCCGGCGGGTGCGCTGCCCTCGGCCACCGTCCCGCTCGACGCGCTCGCCGAGTACCCGTGGATCCTCGCCAGCGCCAAGTCGCATTTCGGCCGCGCGATCCGGATCGCCTGTCACCGGCACGGGTTCCAGCCGAAGATCAACCACGAGGTGGAGGAACAGTCCACCGCGATGGTGATGGTCGGCGCCGGCCTCGGGGTCACGCTGGTGTCCGATCTCGGGCTGCGGCTGCTGCGTCCGCCCGGCATCGACGTCGTCGCGCTGGCCACCCCGCTGCTGCGCACGGTGTCGATCGCCTACCGGCGCACCGAGACCCGGCGCCCGGCGCTGCAGCTGGTGGTCGCCGCGGTGCGGACCGCGGCGGCGGAACTGGGGCTGGGCACCGAACCCGAGCTGCCGTGA
- a CDS encoding Glu/Leu/Phe/Val dehydrogenase: MNAEPLMRLTWTDPVTGAHGYLVVHSLVSGMATGGTRMRAGCTVDEVADLARGMANKTATFNLPVGGAKGGLDFDPKDPRAFGVLTRFCEFLRPWLDGSWVTAEDLGVPQHLIDEVFAKLGLEQSYHAAIHRSADPARTLRRVQAGLNAPVPGGLLLGDVIGGYGVAQACLGAANAWSWETADTTVAIQGIGTMGGGAAWYLHEAGMKVVAVADAAGTLYDPEGLDVPALLELRDRFGEIDRTRLPDGVRSLPREAVVGIGADVFVPAAISYALRVDNENLVKAKVVVEAANAATTPEAEAALSARGVAVIPDFVANAGAAAWAWWLLLGEVGADPADSFLRLRTEMQAKVALLLTEWNLDRVPPRVTGLRLVEHTRVARAEESLTPGGTPALTIP, translated from the coding sequence ATGAACGCCGAACCGCTGATGAGGCTCACGTGGACCGACCCGGTCACCGGCGCCCACGGCTACCTGGTCGTGCACAGCCTGGTCTCCGGCATGGCGACCGGCGGCACGCGGATGCGCGCCGGCTGCACCGTGGACGAGGTCGCCGACCTGGCACGGGGCATGGCGAACAAGACGGCAACGTTCAACCTCCCGGTCGGGGGCGCCAAGGGCGGCCTCGACTTCGATCCGAAGGACCCGCGCGCGTTCGGCGTGCTGACCCGGTTTTGTGAGTTCCTGCGCCCGTGGCTGGACGGCAGCTGGGTGACCGCGGAGGATCTCGGCGTTCCCCAGCACCTGATCGACGAGGTGTTCGCGAAGCTCGGTCTCGAGCAGTCCTACCACGCGGCGATCCACCGGTCCGCGGATCCGGCCCGCACGCTGCGGCGGGTCCAGGCCGGGCTCAACGCACCGGTGCCCGGCGGGCTGCTGCTGGGCGACGTCATCGGCGGTTACGGCGTGGCGCAGGCCTGCCTCGGCGCCGCGAACGCGTGGAGCTGGGAAACGGCCGACACGACGGTGGCGATCCAGGGCATCGGCACGATGGGCGGCGGCGCCGCCTGGTACCTGCACGAGGCGGGAATGAAGGTCGTCGCGGTCGCCGATGCCGCGGGCACGTTGTACGACCCGGAAGGCCTCGACGTGCCGGCGCTGCTCGAACTGCGCGACCGCTTCGGCGAGATCGACCGCACCCGGCTGCCCGATGGCGTGCGCAGCCTGCCGCGCGAGGCCGTGGTCGGCATCGGCGCCGACGTCTTCGTGCCGGCCGCGATCTCGTACGCGCTGCGCGTGGACAACGAAAACCTGGTGAAGGCGAAGGTGGTGGTGGAAGCGGCGAACGCGGCCACCACACCGGAGGCGGAGGCCGCGCTGTCCGCCCGTGGCGTCGCCGTCATTCCGGACTTCGTCGCGAACGCCGGTGCTGCCGCGTGGGCGTGGTGGCTGCTGCTTGGTGAGGTCGGCGCCGACCCGGCCGACTCGTTCCTGCGGCTGCGCACCGAGATGCAGGCGAAGGTGGCCCTGCTGCTGACCGAGTGGAACCTCGACCGCGTGCCGCCGCGCGTGACCGGGCTGCGGCTGGTCGAGCACACCCGCGTGGCGCGGGCCGAGGAGTCGCTGACGCCCGGCGGAACGCCGGCACTCACCATCCCCTGA
- a CDS encoding hemolysin family protein, which produces MIHALLSVLGVLLFLLLTIGTGLAVAAEFSLTALERSTVDADVRHVGDRRSVSVQKAHRTLSFQLSGAQVAITLTTLITGYLAEPLIGELVHPLFASMGLPAAVSTGISVVVALLLATFLSMVLGEMVPKNLAIARPLPTARAVTGYHARFSALFRWLITLMNNSANFVVRKFGVEPQEELRSARSPQELGSIVRSSAESGKLDTSTAELLDRSLRFGERTAEELMTPRVQVESLTVDDTVDSLIDISRRTGFSRFPVYTEDLDDVQGAVHVKQAFAVPAAERPTTRIRSAMRPVPTVPESLSGDALLNRLRDSRFQLAIVVDEYGGTAGLVTLEDVVEEIIGDVRDEHDEREAPASQQVGADRWLVSGQLRADEVSEVTGFRMPEGGYETIAGLILERLGRIPAEGDAAEVEGWRLTVTSMDRHRIAEVQLRPVEAAAGAEVIA; this is translated from the coding sequence GTGATCCACGCCCTGCTCTCCGTTCTCGGAGTGCTGCTGTTCCTGCTCCTCACCATCGGCACCGGGCTGGCCGTGGCCGCCGAGTTCTCGCTCACCGCGTTGGAACGCAGCACGGTCGACGCGGACGTCCGCCACGTCGGTGACCGCCGCTCGGTGAGCGTGCAGAAGGCGCACCGGACCCTGAGCTTCCAGCTCTCCGGCGCACAGGTCGCGATCACGCTGACCACCCTGATCACCGGTTATCTGGCCGAACCGCTGATCGGCGAGCTGGTGCACCCGCTGTTCGCCTCGATGGGCCTGCCCGCCGCCGTCTCGACCGGGATCTCCGTGGTCGTCGCGCTGCTGCTGGCGACCTTCCTGTCGATGGTGCTCGGCGAGATGGTGCCGAAGAACCTTGCGATCGCCCGGCCGCTGCCGACCGCGCGGGCGGTGACCGGCTACCACGCGCGCTTCTCCGCGCTGTTCCGCTGGCTGATCACGCTGATGAACAACAGCGCGAACTTCGTGGTCCGCAAGTTCGGCGTGGAACCGCAGGAGGAACTGCGGTCGGCAAGGTCCCCGCAGGAGCTCGGCTCGATCGTCCGGTCCAGCGCGGAAAGCGGGAAGCTCGACACCTCCACCGCCGAACTGCTGGACCGGTCGCTGCGCTTCGGCGAACGCACCGCGGAGGAGCTGATGACGCCCCGCGTCCAGGTCGAATCGCTCACCGTGGACGACACCGTGGACAGCCTGATCGACATCTCGCGCCGCACCGGGTTCTCCCGTTTTCCCGTCTACACCGAGGATCTCGACGACGTCCAGGGGGCGGTGCACGTCAAGCAGGCGTTCGCGGTCCCCGCCGCCGAACGCCCGACCACCCGGATCCGCTCCGCGATGCGGCCGGTGCCGACCGTCCCGGAGTCGCTGTCCGGGGACGCGCTGCTCAACCGGCTGCGGGATTCCCGTTTCCAGCTCGCCATCGTGGTCGACGAGTACGGCGGCACGGCCGGGCTGGTCACCCTCGAGGACGTCGTCGAGGAGATCATCGGCGACGTCCGGGACGAGCACGACGAGCGCGAGGCACCCGCCTCGCAGCAGGTCGGTGCGGACCGCTGGCTGGTCTCCGGGCAGCTGCGCGCGGACGAGGTCAGCGAGGTCACCGGGTTCCGGATGCCCGAGGGCGGCTACGAGACCATCGCCGGGCTGATCCTCGAGCGGCTCGGCCGGATCCCGGCCGAGGGCGACGCGGCCGAGGTCGAGGGCTGGCGGCTCACCGTCACCTCGATGGACCGGCACCGCATCGCCGAGGTGCAGCTGCGGCCGGTCGAGGCGGCGGCCGGAGCCGAGGTGATCGCGTGA
- a CDS encoding substrate-binding domain-containing protein gives MGRHNLAEEPVPHPLDPPARPAGRSETTGSHRIVGRKAPRRRIAKWPIAVAGLVVLVALGIVGWNWADGQLTNRAEAQAASCSGGRTGIRIVVTPQVAAPVRTAATRWNQDLTEVHGSCVRVDVQSRPAPDVFNALTGATGPAAIGGVPDGWISESPYWVTKLGQAKPDVIGSPAMSVGDGPAGNGYLFVALSSPSTDGTRQRATQSFRAFLKEPAQLADLAAAGVSGP, from the coding sequence ATGGGGCGACACAACCTGGCCGAGGAGCCGGTGCCGCACCCCCTCGATCCGCCCGCGCGGCCGGCCGGCCGCAGTGAGACGACCGGTTCCCACCGGATCGTCGGGAGGAAGGCCCCCCGCAGGCGGATCGCGAAGTGGCCCATCGCGGTGGCCGGCCTCGTCGTCCTCGTGGCGCTCGGCATCGTCGGCTGGAACTGGGCCGACGGGCAGCTCACCAACCGCGCCGAGGCACAGGCCGCCAGCTGTTCCGGCGGCCGCACCGGCATCCGGATCGTGGTGACCCCGCAGGTCGCCGCCCCGGTGCGGACCGCAGCCACCCGGTGGAACCAGGACCTGACCGAGGTACACGGCAGCTGCGTCCGCGTCGACGTGCAGTCCCGGCCCGCCCCGGACGTGTTCAACGCGCTGACCGGGGCGACCGGCCCGGCGGCGATCGGCGGGGTGCCGGACGGCTGGATCTCCGAATCGCCGTACTGGGTGACCAAGCTGGGCCAGGCCAAGCCGGACGTGATCGGCTCGCCCGCGATGTCCGTGGGCGACGGTCCGGCCGGGAACGGCTACCTGTTCGTGGCACTGAGCTCGCCCTCGACCGACGGGACCCGGCAGCGCGCCACCCAGAGCTTCCGCGCCTTCCTCAAGGAACCCGCCCAGCTGGCCGACCTGGCCGCCGCCGGGGTGTCCGGCCCCTGA